Within Synergistaceae bacterium, the genomic segment TCCGGTGACGGACGACGGATCCAAGACGGGCAATATCATCGGCTATGTCACGTTTGCCCTGAATCACGACCACATCATGGAGATAACGGACCACGTTACCCCCATGAGCAATCGCTATACGGAACTGCCCAGCGCTTACGACGGAAATTACGCCTTCATCTGGGACTATCAATGCCGCAACATCTGCCATCCCAGACATCACTCGATCGTAGGGTTGGACCCGGAGACCGGGACTCCTGAAATTCCGTGGCTCGAATCTTCGATCTATGAGGATCTGCTCAAAAAAATCGGGGGAAATGATTTGAAGGACCTGGAGGAAAACTGGCCTACGCTCCTCAACCAGCGGCCCACCTCTGAACTCATCAAAGGGCAAAAAACCTTCGACGGGCAATCAAGAACAAAGAGGCCGGCTTTGCCTCTGACTCAGGCGGGACTGGTGGGACTCGATGGACGTTACCTCAATACGGCTCCTCAGTGCACGGGTTGGATGGACCTGACGAAAGATGGAGGGTCCGGTTCCTTTTACATCCTCTGGAGCGGTCTGTATAAGCTCACCACCGCTGCCGCGATTCCTTACTACACCGGACAGTACGCTCCGTCGGAGGCCAATGGATTCTCCAAACGCGGTTTCGCCATCGTGACCATTGGCGCGGGACTCGAAGACTTCCAGGCTCCGGTTAGGGCGACGGAAACGGCACTTGAATCGGTCGTCGAGGATAACCTCAAAAGTACGTTCGCGCGGCTCATGGCAACCACCTTGATTCTGATCGCTGCAGTGATGTTCGTGGCGATATGGATCGCGTCGTTCCTAACGGACAACATCACCCGGCTTATCGAAGGTATCTCCCGTTTCAGAGCTGGCGAAAGACAATTCCGTTTTAACACCACGATGAAAGACGAGTTCGACATCTTGGCAAACTCCTTCGACGATATGGCCGACAGCATTGTGGACAGCATGAACAGCCCTCTAACCATCACCGATATGAACCTCAAAATCATCTACATGAACGAATACGGGCTTACGTACCGGGAGAAGACCTTGGACCAGGTCGTGGGTTCTCCTTACATCGAGAACAACATCTATCCCTTCGGCTCAAAATACTGCCCACTGACGGCGCTCCAGGAAGGACGCGAGGCGGAAGTTTACTACCACGAAAATGCCAACCAATATATCCATGGCACTGCCTATTATTTATTGGATAAAAATGGTGAAAGGATTGGCTATATCGTGGTGACCACCGATGTTACCGAGATGCAACAGGCGAGGGAGAAAGCAGAACAAGCCAGCCGCGCGAAGAGCGATTTCCTTTCAAACATGAGCCATGAGATGAGGACCCCAATGAACGCCATCATCGGAATGACCTCCATCGGCAGGTCGGCGTCAAACATCGAGAAAAAGGATTACGCCTTCGCGAAAATCGGAGACGCCTCGGCACATCTTTTAGGGGTTATTAACGATATTCTCGACATGTCGAAAATAGAGGCAAACAAATTCGAGCTTTCTCTGGTGGAGTTTTCTTTTGAAAAGATGCTCCAAAAGGTGGTGAACGTCATCAACTTCCGCGTGGAGGAAAAGGGGCTGAACTTCTCCGCCCACCTAGATGGCGCCATTCCCCGCACACTGATTGGGGACGATCAGCGTTTGGCTCAGGTGCTGGCAAACCTGCTTTCCAACGCCGTAAAGTTCACACCGGAAGGAGGATCTATTCGACTCGACGCCTGCCTCCTCAAAGAGGAAAACGGCAAGTGCGCCATCCAAATGAAGGTCATAGATAGCGGCATAGGAATCAGCTCGGAACAACAGCGCCGATTATTCCGCTCCTTCGAGCAGGCCGAAAGCAGCACATCCCGCAAGTTCGGCGGAACGGGGCTCGGACTCGCGATTTCCAAGCGCATTGTCGATATGATGGGCGGCAGAATATGGGTAGAATCCAAGCAAGGAAAAGGTTCCACGTTTGCCTTCACCATGGAAGCCGCTCGAGGCGCCGAAAAATACGCCAGCCTATTGCGCCCAGGGGTGAACTGGGAAAATATCCGGGTATTGGTGGTCGATGACGACTTAGAGGTTTGCCAATACTTCTCCGAGATCGCGAATCAATTGGAGGTCGCTTGTGACACGGCCACCGGAGGCAAGGAAGCCCTTACCTTCATTGAAAAGAACGGTCCTTATGACATTTATTTCGTGGATTGGAAAATGCCCGACATGGACGGGATCGCTTTTTCCAGGCGAGTCAAGGAGAAATGGAAGGATAAGTCTGTGGTGGTGATGATCTCCGCCGCAGAGTGGAACGCTATAGAAGACGAGGCGAAAAGCGTAGGAGTGAATAAATTTTTACCGAAACCCATCTTTTCCTCAGACATCGCCGACTGTATCAACGAATGTTTGGAGGCGGTTGGCTCGGAAAGTACGCCGGCGGGGGAAAAAGGGGAAGACGGCGACGATTTTAAAAATCGCCGCGTTTTGCTGGTGGAGGATGTGGAGATTAATCGCGAGATCGTCTTGGCCCTCCTTGAACCGGTGAATTTGATGATCGACTGCGCGGAAAACGGTGTCGAAGCGGTGAAAATGTTTGCCGACGCGCCGGGAAAATACGAGATGATCTTCATGGACATGCAGATGCCAGAGATGAACGGTCTGGAGGCCACTCGGCGCATACGAGCTATGGACGCGCTCAACGCGAAGACAATCCCCGTCGTGGCCATGACCGCCAACGTTTTCCGCGAGGACATTGAAAATTGCATAGAGGCGGGCATGAACGATCACATCGGCAAACCCTTTAATCTGGAAGAAGTTTTGATCAAATTGCGCAAATATCTCTCTTGAGCGGGGTGTAAGATGGGATTTTTCGAGAAGGTGATCGACGCCGCGCATAAATGTGAAAACGCTTCGGTGTCGAAGTTGGTTTTAGGTTGGCACGCCAGCGTCGTCGTTGCCGACGACGGTCGATGGGGCGTTGGGTGCGTACCCAACTCTCTGAAAGAAGCCCACACGGCCCGGGAGTCTCATACGACCCAATTGCTCGAAGGCTCCCTTGTCCAACTGGCGGAATTGATCGTCTCTCCCTTCCCCCAAGAATTTGCGGCGGCCACGGCGGCTTGTTCGGCGCTTCTGCCGTTTCCCGACGGCGGGTTCCGTCTGGACGTCATTATGCCCTGCGCCCGGGGAGATAGAGTGGCCGTACTGGGGTACGAGCGGGAACTGGTTTCCCTGATGCGGGACTGGGGTTGGAAGCTGGCCATCTTCGACGACAACCGTCAGGGACCGGACTGTTTCCCGCAAAAGGATTTTCCATCGGCAATCCAGGAAGCGGAGTGGGTATGGCTTTCACCCGAGGCCATACGCGACCGTTGGTTAATCTCCACAGCGGACGTCTTGATGGGGAAAAAAGGCTGTTTTCTCCAGGGGCCCGGATTGCCCTGGTTGCGCGAGTGTTTCGCCTCTATGAACGTTACCCACC encodes:
- a CDS encoding response regulator, producing the protein MEKILKYLGNATEKFLAVLGMRLGLRTRLIVVFLVIKVIPLITLSIIAWQQIITLGQMLRTKAMNDSTVALNANAIENVERMTTDMASRVAEFLYGRDDDILFLSGMKPSEELYRQFIDSNTRRLVKESKWKLAPDGMSWVPALSVFPQEGGGVSTNPENNDVVDGASYHYRPPESFEYKDIPLYDEITFVALDGMEKIKLLSSSPRKISYPMSPELGNIAESKNTYVGGEVYFEELKKLRPGEIYVSDVVGAYVRSHFIGMYTPKQMIVNLINVEIAGLNGMEAPNRATGLIQSLTNLKNSEIPALSIPENDYQEVNNLTQKAVRDRLEAIKNTAKAKGFEDRLEALIQRVEAVRFYPEQEAYAGKENPNGRRFEGIVRWATPVTDDGSKTGNIIGYVTFALNHDHIMEITDHVTPMSNRYTELPSAYDGNYAFIWDYQCRNICHPRHHSIVGLDPETGTPEIPWLESSIYEDLLKKIGGNDLKDLEENWPTLLNQRPTSELIKGQKTFDGQSRTKRPALPLTQAGLVGLDGRYLNTAPQCTGWMDLTKDGGSGSFYILWSGLYKLTTAAAIPYYTGQYAPSEANGFSKRGFAIVTIGAGLEDFQAPVRATETALESVVEDNLKSTFARLMATTLILIAAVMFVAIWIASFLTDNITRLIEGISRFRAGERQFRFNTTMKDEFDILANSFDDMADSIVDSMNSPLTITDMNLKIIYMNEYGLTYREKTLDQVVGSPYIENNIYPFGSKYCPLTALQEGREAEVYYHENANQYIHGTAYYLLDKNGERIGYIVVTTDVTEMQQAREKAEQASRAKSDFLSNMSHEMRTPMNAIIGMTSIGRSASNIEKKDYAFAKIGDASAHLLGVINDILDMSKIEANKFELSLVEFSFEKMLQKVVNVINFRVEEKGLNFSAHLDGAIPRTLIGDDQRLAQVLANLLSNAVKFTPEGGSIRLDACLLKEENGKCAIQMKVIDSGIGISSEQQRRLFRSFEQAESSTSRKFGGTGLGLAISKRIVDMMGGRIWVESKQGKGSTFAFTMEAARGAEKYASLLRPGVNWENIRVLVVDDDLEVCQYFSEIANQLEVACDTATGGKEALTFIEKNGPYDIYFVDWKMPDMDGIAFSRRVKEKWKDKSVVVMISAAEWNAIEDEAKSVGVNKFLPKPIFSSDIADCINECLEAVGSESTPAGEKGEDGDDFKNRRVLLVEDVEINREIVLALLEPVNLMIDCAENGVEAVKMFADAPGKYEMIFMDMQMPEMNGLEATRRIRAMDALNAKTIPVVAMTANVFREDIENCIEAGMNDHIGKPFNLEEVLIKLRKYLS